ACGAGCGCGGCGCCCGCGCTGGAGACGAGCATGGTGTCGAGCGCGTCGTTGAGGGTCGCGCGGTTGCCGATGACCGGCAGCCGCGGCTCGGGGACGGCGCCCACGACGTCGAGCCGGCCGAGCTGGCGGCGCGAGGGCCACTGGAGCGGGCGGTCCCGGGCGTCGACGACGACCGCGTGCTGGTGGCCGACCTCGTCCATCCGGGCGAGCACGTCGCGCGCGGCGTCGCCGGGGTGCGCGACGACGGCGTCCGCGAGCGGCACCTCGTCCACGCGGCGGAGCGTGAGCTGCTTGAGGCCCGCGCCCGAGCCGATGAACTCCTCGACGAACGCGTCGGCGGGCTCGGCGAGGATCCGCTCCGGGGTGTCGTACTGCACGATGCGGGCGCCCTCGGCGAAGACGACGATCCAGTCGCCGAGCTTCACGGCCTCGTCGAAGTCGTGCGTGACGATGACGATGGTCTTCTGCAGCTCGGCCTGGATGCGGATCAGCTCGTCCTGGAGGCGCTGCCGGGTGATCGGGTCCACCGCGCCGAACGGCTCGTCCATGAGCAGCACGGGCGGGTCCGCGGCCAGCGCTCGGGCGACGCCGACGCGCTGCTGCTGGCCGCCGGAGAGCTCCTTCGGGTAGCGGTCGCGGTACTGCTCGGGGTCGAGCGAGACCAGCTCGAGCAGCTCGTCGACACGGGCGCGGATGCGGGCGGCGTCCCAGCCGAGCATCTTCGGCACCACGGCGATGTTCGCGGCCACGGTCATGTGCGGGAAGAGCCCGCCGGCCTGGATCACGTAGCCGATGCGGCGCCGCAGCTCGTCGCCGTCGATGCCCGTCACGTCCTCGTCGCCGAGGACGACGCGGCCCTCGGTGGGCTCGATGAGCCGGTTGATCATCTTCAGCGTCGTGGTCTTGCCGCAGCCGGAGGGGCCGACGAGCATGACGATCTTGCCGGCGGGGATCTCCAGCGTGATGCCGTCGACGGCGGGCGTCGCCTGTCCCGGGTAGCGCTTGGTGACGCCGTCCAGCAGGATCGAGCGGCCGCTGACCTCGGGGGAGGCGGGGGCGGTGGGGGTGGTGGTCTCAGACACGGATGCCTCTCGGGGTGGTGAGCCGGCCGATGCCGACGAGGACGAGGTCGAGCAGGAGGGCGAGCAGGACGACGCCGATGACGCCCGTGAGGACGGACTCGGTCGCGTTCGCCCCGCCGAGGCGGGAGAGCCCGGAGAAGATGAAGCCGCCGAGCCCGGGGCCGAGCACGTAGGCGGCGACCGCGGCGATGCCCATGACCATCTGCGCGGACACGCGGATGCCGCCGAGGATCACGGGCCAGGCCAGCGGCAGCTCGACGCGCAGCAGCGTGCGGACGCGGCCCATGCCGATCCCGCGCGCGGACTCCACGATTGCGGGGTCGATCCCCGTGAGGCCCACCACCGCGTTCCGCAGGATGGGCAGGACGGCGAAGAACGTGACGACCGCGACGGCCGGCGCGACGCCGAACCCGAGCGGCGCGATGAGCAGCCCCACGAGCGCGAACGCGGGCAGCGTCAGCCCGATCGCCGAGACGCTGTTGGCCAGCGAGCTGAGCGGGCGGCTGCGGTAGACGAGCGCCGCGATCCCCACGGCGATCACGGTCGCGAGCACGAGGCACTGCACCACGAGGCTGAGGTGCTGCCACGCGGAGAACGCGATCTGGTCGGCGCGGGAGGACAGGAAGTCCCACATGTCGGTCTCCTCAGGATGTGTCGGTCACCGGGAGGGGCATCGGCGGTGGCCCACCCTACGCAGGCCGCGCGCAGGCGCGAAGTTCGCCGTGGCCGCCCCTCCGCTGCTATCACGCGCGCGCCGCGGGCGGGCGCGCGCGCTGTCGTGCGGTGCGGATCCGCGGCGACGCGCGCTCGGGCGTCGTCCAGGCGCGCTCGCCTACGCTCGTGATCCTGGGAGCCGCCCGACCGGTTCCCGCGAGGAGCCACCGATGCCCGTCCCGTCGCGCGACGCCGACGCGTACGCCGTGCTCGGCGTCGAGCCGTCCGCGTCGCAGGACGAGATCCGCCGGGCCTACCGCCGCCGCGTGCGCGACGCCCACCCCGACATGGGCGGCAGCGCCGACGCGTTCCAGGCCGTGCGCGACGCCTTCGAGGCCGTCGGCGATCCCGAGAGCCGCGCCCGCTACGAGCGCACGCTGCGCGAGGCGCCGGCGCCCGAGGAGCCCGTCGGCCGCGCCCACCCCGCCTCCCCGGGCTCCACCTCGGCGGGCGAGGCGTGGGATCCCGCCTCCCGCCGCGGCCGTCCCGGCGCACCCCGGGCGCGTCCGGCCGCGCGCACCCGCAGCTTCGGCCACCCCGGCGGCTTCGCCCGCCTCCGCTACCTGTCCCTGGTGCGCGAGTGGCTGGCGGATCCCGCGGAGCCCTCCGTGCCCGCCGCTCCCGTCCCGCCGCGCGGCGGCACCGCGCTGTCGGACCGGCCGGAGCCCTACGTCCGTCGTGCGCGCGCGATCGCGCCGCCCGTGCTCGGCGTCCTGCTGGCCCTCATCCTGCTCGTCTCCGGTCTCGGCGCGATCGCCGCCGTGGTCGGCCTCGTCGTGGGCGCGGCCGCGGGCCTCGTCGCCGCGGGGCCGATCGGACGCGCCGGGTTCCGCGCCGAGGAGCCGCGTCGCCGGGCGGCCGAGCGGCTGCAGGAGGAGGTGCTCGCGCACGAGCGCGCCCTCCGCGCCTACCCGGACCTCATGGCCGCGTACAGCGCGCGCCTCGCCCGCCTCGAGGGGCTGCGTCGGCGCTTCGAGGCCGACGCCTACGCGCCCGACCTCGTCGCCGAGGTGCCCGCGTCGGCCTCCGCGGCGCTCCGGGCGGCCGTCGCCCAGGAGGAGACCGCGCGCGAGCTCATGGAGCTCGGTCCGTCGTACGCGTTCTGGAACGGCGTGGCCGTGCCGCGCTCGGGCGACGCGATCGACCACCTCGTGCTCGGCCCCCAGGGTCTCGTCGCGGTCGAGTCGGTGCCCGCGGGAGCCGCCGCCGCCACCGATCCGTCCGCGCGCGACGCCGCGCTGCGGAGCCTCGACGGCCGCGCCCGCGCGCTCGCCCGCGAGATGGAGGTGCCCGTCGTCGGCCTCGTGCTCTCGCTGCCGTCCGGCGTGCTCGGCGCCGCGCCCGTCGTCCTGCACGCGGCCGACGACCCGCACGCGCTGCCGGCCTACGCGGTCGCCCGCACGCTCCTCGCCGACCACGTGGCCGCCGGCCTGCCGGGCCTCCACGCGATGGACCCGGAGCGCCTGCTCGCGGTCCGGACCCGCCTGGTGCTCGACGCGCGCTTCGTCTGAGCCGGGGATCCCGGCCGC
The genomic region above belongs to Clavibacter phaseoli and contains:
- a CDS encoding ABC transporter ATP-binding protein, with protein sequence MSETTTPTAPASPEVSGRSILLDGVTKRYPGQATPAVDGITLEIPAGKIVMLVGPSGCGKTTTLKMINRLIEPTEGRVVLGDEDVTGIDGDELRRRIGYVIQAGGLFPHMTVAANIAVVPKMLGWDAARIRARVDELLELVSLDPEQYRDRYPKELSGGQQQRVGVARALAADPPVLLMDEPFGAVDPITRQRLQDELIRIQAELQKTIVIVTHDFDEAVKLGDWIVVFAEGARIVQYDTPERILAEPADAFVEEFIGSGAGLKQLTLRRVDEVPLADAVVAHPGDAARDVLARMDEVGHQHAVVVDARDRPLQWPSRRQLGRLDVVGAVPEPRLPVIGNRATLNDALDTMLVSSAGAALVTGRGGAFLGVIDVETVMDAITRVRAQAAGGVDGAPVGTNTGTIGTVGADAARAEQAAADASPAARDGQAG
- a CDS encoding ABC transporter permease — protein: MWDFLSSRADQIAFSAWQHLSLVVQCLVLATVIAVGIAALVYRSRPLSSLANSVSAIGLTLPAFALVGLLIAPLGFGVAPAVAVVTFFAVLPILRNAVVGLTGIDPAIVESARGIGMGRVRTLLRVELPLAWPVILGGIRVSAQMVMGIAAVAAYVLGPGLGGFIFSGLSRLGGANATESVLTGVIGVVLLALLLDLVLVGIGRLTTPRGIRV
- a CDS encoding DnaJ domain-containing protein, producing the protein MPVPSRDADAYAVLGVEPSASQDEIRRAYRRRVRDAHPDMGGSADAFQAVRDAFEAVGDPESRARYERTLREAPAPEEPVGRAHPASPGSTSAGEAWDPASRRGRPGAPRARPAARTRSFGHPGGFARLRYLSLVREWLADPAEPSVPAAPVPPRGGTALSDRPEPYVRRARAIAPPVLGVLLALILLVSGLGAIAAVVGLVVGAAAGLVAAGPIGRAGFRAEEPRRRAAERLQEEVLAHERALRAYPDLMAAYSARLARLEGLRRRFEADAYAPDLVAEVPASASAALRAAVAQEETARELMELGPSYAFWNGVAVPRSGDAIDHLVLGPQGLVAVESVPAGAAAATDPSARDAALRSLDGRARALAREMEVPVVGLVLSLPSGVLGAAPVVLHAADDPHALPAYAVARTLLADHVAAGLPGLHAMDPERLLAVRTRLVLDARFV